In the genome of Pelobacter seleniigenes DSM 18267, one region contains:
- a CDS encoding chalcone isomerase family protein, which translates to MPRFFGALIAGILLSMFALLPGAVAAEKSAEAEFPERAVLDQYELKLSGTAVLTWALLFDVYAGAFYLPDGVSGADWAEDVPKRLDIAYYRSFTAEELVAASDQLLRENLTETDYLSLARRLQPFYRWFRNVEPGDRYSLAYQPRIGTELRLNGQLLGTVPGADFAVAYLGLWLGSEPISEPFRDALLQGSW; encoded by the coding sequence ATGCCAAGATTCTTTGGGGCGCTGATAGCAGGAATCCTGCTCAGTATGTTTGCCTTATTGCCTGGGGCGGTGGCGGCGGAAAAGAGTGCCGAGGCCGAGTTTCCCGAGCGTGCTGTATTGGACCAATACGAGTTGAAACTGAGCGGAACCGCAGTGCTGACCTGGGCTCTGCTGTTCGACGTCTATGCCGGGGCCTTTTACCTGCCGGATGGAGTCAGCGGCGCGGACTGGGCAGAGGATGTGCCGAAACGTTTGGACATTGCCTATTATCGTAGCTTCACGGCCGAGGAATTGGTTGCCGCTTCGGATCAATTGCTGCGGGAGAACCTGACCGAGACGGACTACCTCTCCCTGGCCAGGCGTCTGCAGCCGTTTTATCGATGGTTTCGCAATGTCGAGCCGGGTGACCGCTACAGTCTCGCCTATCAGCCACGAATCGGGACTGAACTGAGACTTAACGGTCAATTGCTGGGCACCGTCCCGGGAGCCGATTTCGCCGTCGCCTATTTGGGTCTTTGGCTGGGGAGTGAACCGATCAGTGAACCGTTCCGTGATGCCCTGTTGCAGGGTTCATGGTAA